A genomic window from Micromonospora ferruginea includes:
- a CDS encoding response regulator, with protein sequence MTVRVVVADDQELIRTGLRMVLDARPDLTVVGEAADGVEAVAVATRTRPDVVLMDVRMPRRDGIAATRELVAAGNPARIVMLTTFDVDEHVYAALRAGASAFLLKDTRPADLVEAVRVVARGEALLAPTVTRRLLDRFAGRLPGPAPTAERALAALTAREVEVLTLTARALSNAEIAARLHLSTATVKTHVSAILTKLGLRDRIQAVVLAYDTGLVRPEPPAR encoded by the coding sequence GTGACGGTGCGGGTGGTGGTCGCCGACGACCAGGAGCTGATCCGCACCGGGCTGCGGATGGTCCTCGACGCGCGGCCCGACCTGACCGTGGTCGGCGAGGCGGCGGACGGCGTCGAGGCGGTCGCGGTGGCGACGCGTACCCGGCCGGACGTGGTGCTGATGGACGTGCGGATGCCCCGGCGGGACGGCATCGCCGCGACCCGTGAGCTGGTGGCCGCCGGCAACCCCGCCCGGATCGTCATGCTCACCACGTTCGACGTGGACGAGCACGTCTACGCCGCGTTGCGGGCCGGGGCGAGCGCCTTCCTGCTCAAGGACACCCGCCCGGCCGACCTGGTGGAGGCGGTACGGGTGGTGGCCCGGGGCGAGGCGCTGCTCGCCCCGACCGTGACGCGGCGACTGCTGGACCGGTTCGCCGGCCGGCTGCCCGGCCCGGCGCCCACCGCCGAGCGGGCCCTGGCCGCGTTGACCGCCCGCGAGGTCGAGGTGCTCACGTTGACCGCGCGGGCGCTGTCCAACGCGGAGATCGCCGCCCGGCTGCACCTCAGCACCGCCACCGTGAAGACGCACGTCTCCGCGATCCTCACCAAGCTGGGCCTGCGCGACCGGATCCAGGCGGTGGTGCTGGCGTACGACACCGGGCTGGTCCGGCCGGAGCCGCCGGCCCGGTGA
- a CDS encoding DUF2267 domain-containing protein → MAESQFYARVAARAGVPETTARALTEATLTTLAERISGGEATDLSAHVAHELRPLLVRARAEDAQPFGYDEFLRRIAERAGATPADAERGARAVLQALHRVVGPAEFDRAVAQLPREIGELAQPAPRV, encoded by the coding sequence ATGGCCGAATCGCAGTTCTACGCCCGGGTGGCCGCCCGGGCCGGGGTGCCGGAGACGACCGCCCGTGCCCTGACCGAGGCGACGCTGACCACGCTCGCCGAGCGGATCAGCGGCGGCGAGGCCACCGACCTGTCCGCGCACGTCGCGCACGAGCTGCGCCCGCTGCTGGTCCGGGCCCGCGCCGAGGACGCGCAGCCCTTCGGGTACGACGAGTTCCTGCGCCGGATCGCCGAGCGGGCCGGCGCCACCCCGGCCGACGCCGAGCGCGGCGCGCGGGCGGTGCTGCAGGCGCTGCACCGGGTGGTCGGGCCGGCCGAGTTCGACCGCGCCGTGGCCCAGCTCCCGCGCGAGATCGGCGAACTCGCCCAACCCGCGCCGAGGGTGTAA
- a CDS encoding transketolase has product MTLEAERTLRDEDLTGLAELAAQLRVDAIRCSTMAGSGHPTSSLSAADLLAVLVARHLRYDWSYPDNPGNDHLIFSKGHASPLLYAVFRATGAISEQELLETYRRADSRLQGHPTPVLPWVDVATGSLGQGLPVGVGVALAAQYLDRSPAHVWVLCGDGETAEGSIWEALDKAGHYGLRNLTAIVDVNRFGQRGPTELEWDLDTYRRRVEAFGCRAVLVDGHDLDAVDEAYEQARHATGPTVVLARTVKGKGVPEIEDDPSWHGRALDPELADRAVRALGGPRRIRVAGPRPFAVPRTEPVEHRRPELPRYERGAKVATRDAYGDALRALGAARPDVVALDGEVGDSTRADRFGEAYPDRFFQMSIAEQQLVAAAVGLAVRGRRPFAATFAAFWSRAYDFIRMAGVSRADIALVGSHAGVEIGPDGPSQMGLEDVAALRAVPGSTVLCPADAVSCAALVAQLPDRPGVAYLRTTRGAYPVLYGDGEQFPIGGSRVVREGGDVVLLGAGVTVHVCLAAADELTREGIDARVVDLYSIKPVDRERLREAVRDTGGRLVVVEDHYPEGGLGSAVLEALADLAEPVRVQHLAVRGLPGSGTPAQQLDRAGIGPHAVVAAARALA; this is encoded by the coding sequence GTGACCCTGGAAGCAGAGCGCACGCTGCGCGACGAGGACCTGACCGGGCTGGCGGAGCTGGCCGCCCAGCTACGGGTGGACGCGATCCGGTGCAGCACGATGGCCGGCTCCGGCCACCCCACCTCCAGCCTCTCCGCCGCCGACCTGCTCGCCGTGCTGGTCGCCCGGCACCTGCGCTACGACTGGTCCTACCCGGACAACCCCGGCAACGACCACCTGATCTTCTCCAAGGGCCACGCCTCCCCGCTGCTGTACGCGGTGTTCCGGGCCACCGGGGCGATCAGCGAGCAGGAACTGCTGGAGACGTACCGCCGGGCCGACTCACGCCTGCAGGGCCACCCCACCCCGGTCCTGCCCTGGGTCGACGTCGCCACCGGCTCGCTCGGGCAGGGCCTGCCGGTCGGCGTCGGCGTGGCGCTGGCCGCGCAGTACCTCGACCGCTCGCCGGCGCACGTCTGGGTGCTCTGCGGCGACGGCGAGACCGCCGAGGGCTCGATCTGGGAGGCGCTGGACAAGGCCGGCCACTACGGGCTGCGCAACCTCACCGCGATCGTCGACGTCAACCGGTTCGGCCAGCGCGGCCCGACCGAGCTGGAATGGGACCTGGACACCTACCGCCGGCGGGTGGAGGCGTTCGGCTGCCGGGCCGTCCTCGTCGACGGGCACGACCTCGACGCGGTCGACGAGGCGTACGAGCAGGCCCGGCACGCCACCGGACCGACCGTGGTGCTGGCCCGCACGGTCAAGGGCAAAGGCGTGCCCGAGATCGAGGACGACCCGTCCTGGCACGGCAGGGCGCTCGACCCCGAGCTGGCCGACCGGGCCGTGCGGGCGCTCGGCGGGCCGCGGCGGATCCGGGTCGCCGGACCTCGGCCGTTCGCCGTGCCCCGGACCGAACCGGTCGAGCACCGCCGGCCGGAGCTGCCCCGCTACGAACGCGGCGCGAAGGTCGCCACCCGGGACGCGTACGGCGACGCGCTGCGTGCCCTCGGCGCCGCCCGGCCGGACGTGGTCGCCCTCGACGGCGAGGTGGGCGACTCCACCCGGGCGGACCGCTTCGGCGAGGCGTACCCCGATCGGTTCTTCCAGATGTCCATCGCCGAGCAGCAGCTCGTCGCCGCCGCCGTGGGCCTGGCGGTCCGGGGCCGGCGGCCGTTCGCCGCCACCTTCGCCGCGTTCTGGTCCCGCGCCTACGACTTCATCCGGATGGCCGGCGTCTCCCGCGCCGACATCGCCCTGGTCGGCTCGCACGCCGGGGTGGAGATCGGCCCGGACGGCCCGTCCCAGATGGGTCTGGAGGACGTCGCCGCGCTGCGCGCGGTGCCCGGCTCCACGGTGCTCTGCCCGGCCGACGCGGTCTCCTGCGCGGCCCTGGTCGCCCAGCTTCCCGACCGCCCGGGCGTGGCCTACCTGCGCACCACCCGCGGGGCGTACCCGGTGCTCTACGGCGACGGCGAGCAGTTCCCGATCGGCGGCAGCCGGGTGGTCCGCGAGGGCGGCGACGTCGTGCTGCTCGGCGCCGGCGTCACCGTGCACGTCTGCCTCGCCGCCGCCGACGAGCTGACCCGCGAGGGGATCGACGCCCGGGTCGTCGACCTCTACTCGATCAAGCCGGTGGACCGGGAGCGCCTGCGGGAGGCGGTCCGGGACACCGGCGGCCGGCTCGTCGTGGTCGAGGACCACTACCCGGAGGGCGGCCTCGGCTCGGCCGTGCTGGAGGCGCTGGCCGACCTGGCCGAACCGGTCCGGGTCCAGCACCTCGCGGTGCGCGGGCTGCCCGGCTCCGGCACCCCGGCCCAGCAGCTCGACCGCGCCGGGATCGGCCCGCACGCGGTCGTCGCGGCGGCGCGCGCGCTGGCCTGA
- a CDS encoding phosphotransferase family protein produces MSVSPTRRDLDPEQVRRYLDASLGPAVEVVDCGPLAGGGFAAVWWVRLADGRDVVLKVGPPPHVPLLRYERDMIGAEARYLRLVATRAPAVPAPSLLHHGRHAELGDWLLTARLPGRTLWDLSRAGADVAPLRAEFGRALAVLHAVTGDRYGYDGGRAAAPTWRAAYTAMVDDLLADAADWAVPLPAPAARIRELVARHAAVLDVVRRPALLHFDGWAGNVLAVDGPDGTPRLSGLVDGERHLWGDPLLDLVSPLLFRRAEDDPDDALVRAYRAAAPFAWDADVRRRLGLYRLHLYLLMTVEMPSRAITAESDPGRVARLADLLDAELSDLAGPVRASRSGGTTGATSPPASP; encoded by the coding sequence ATGAGCGTGAGCCCGACCCGGCGTGACCTCGACCCGGAACAGGTGCGCCGCTACCTCGACGCCTCGCTCGGGCCGGCCGTCGAGGTGGTCGACTGCGGCCCGCTGGCCGGTGGCGGGTTCGCCGCGGTGTGGTGGGTACGCCTCGCCGACGGCCGTGACGTGGTGCTCAAGGTCGGGCCGCCACCGCACGTGCCGCTGCTGCGCTACGAGCGCGACATGATCGGCGCGGAGGCGCGCTACCTGCGCCTGGTGGCCACCCGTGCACCCGCGGTGCCGGCGCCGTCGCTGCTGCACCACGGCCGCCACGCCGAGCTGGGCGACTGGCTGCTCACCGCGCGCCTGCCCGGCCGTACCCTGTGGGACCTGAGCCGGGCCGGCGCGGACGTCGCGCCGCTGCGGGCGGAGTTCGGCCGGGCGCTGGCCGTGTTGCACGCCGTCACCGGCGACCGGTACGGCTACGACGGCGGCCGGGCCGCCGCCCCGACCTGGCGGGCCGCCTACACCGCGATGGTGGACGACCTGCTCGCCGACGCGGCGGACTGGGCGGTGCCGCTGCCGGCGCCCGCGGCCCGGATTCGGGAGCTGGTCGCCCGGCACGCCGCCGTCCTCGACGTGGTGCGCCGTCCGGCGCTGCTGCACTTCGACGGCTGGGCGGGCAACGTGCTGGCGGTCGACGGGCCGGACGGAACGCCCCGACTCAGCGGCCTGGTCGACGGCGAGCGGCACCTGTGGGGCGACCCGCTGCTGGACCTGGTTTCGCCGCTGCTGTTCCGCCGCGCCGAGGACGACCCGGACGACGCGCTGGTGCGGGCCTACCGGGCGGCGGCGCCGTTCGCGTGGGACGCCGACGTGCGGCGGCGGCTCGGCCTCTACCGGCTGCACCTCTATCTGCTGATGACGGTGGAGATGCCGAGCCGCGCGATCACCGCGGAGTCGGACCCGGGGCGGGTGGCGCGGCTGGCCGACCTGCTCGACGCGGAGCTGTCCGACCTGGCCGGGCCGGTCAGAGCCAGCCGGAGCGGCGGAACGACCGGTGCAACGTCACCGCCAGCGTCGCCATGA
- a CDS encoding class F sortase, giving the protein MSSSNRRVSGPARLRTAVVVIAVTLAGALGVGLVSAGLGSTSASPPQPGASAAPATERPGTAGPPLPRSTPVRIAIPRIGVDADVVAVATDDNGALEVPPLERPEVAGWYRPGPAPGQAGNAVLVGHVDSQRGPAVFFDLGRLRPGDTVRVARADGRTAAFTVDGVGAYPKNRFPTERVYGGGAAARLRLITCGGRFDPRTGSYPDNIVVFATAAR; this is encoded by the coding sequence GTGTCCTCGTCCAACCGCCGGGTGAGCGGGCCGGCGAGGCTGCGCACCGCGGTCGTCGTCATTGCCGTCACCCTCGCCGGCGCCCTGGGCGTCGGACTGGTCTCGGCCGGTCTCGGCAGCACCTCGGCGTCACCGCCGCAACCCGGCGCCTCCGCCGCACCGGCCACCGAGCGTCCCGGTACGGCCGGCCCGCCGCTGCCCCGCTCGACGCCGGTCCGGATCGCCATTCCGCGCATCGGCGTCGACGCCGACGTCGTGGCGGTCGCCACCGACGACAACGGCGCGCTGGAGGTGCCGCCGCTGGAGCGCCCGGAGGTCGCCGGCTGGTACCGCCCCGGTCCCGCGCCGGGCCAGGCCGGCAACGCGGTGCTGGTCGGGCACGTCGACTCGCAACGCGGCCCGGCGGTCTTCTTCGACCTGGGCCGGCTCCGCCCCGGCGACACCGTCCGGGTGGCCCGGGCCGACGGCCGGACCGCGGCGTTCACCGTGGACGGTGTCGGCGCGTACCCGAAGAACCGCTTCCCCACCGAGCGGGTGTACGGCGGCGGCGCGGCGGCCCGGCTCCGCCTGATCACCTGCGGCGGGCGCTTCGACCCGCGCACCGGCAGCTATCCCGACAACATCGTGGTCTTCGCCACCGCCGCCCGCTGA
- a CDS encoding YchJ family protein, translated as MGTRSAACPCGSGRPYEDCCAPVHRGTATAATAEALMRSRFSAFALGDAGYLRHSWHSRTRPDRLDLDPGTRWIRLEVLETGQGGLFDSAGTVRFRAHYREGGRPGVLAELSHFTREDGRWVYVSGESG; from the coding sequence ATGGGGACACGGAGCGCGGCCTGCCCGTGCGGATCGGGCCGGCCGTACGAGGACTGCTGCGCTCCGGTGCACCGGGGCACCGCGACGGCGGCGACCGCCGAGGCGTTGATGCGGTCCCGGTTCAGCGCGTTCGCCCTCGGTGACGCCGGCTACCTGCGGCACAGTTGGCACTCCCGCACCCGCCCCGACCGGCTGGACCTGGACCCCGGCACCCGCTGGATCCGGCTGGAGGTGCTGGAGACCGGCCAGGGCGGCCTGTTCGACAGCGCCGGCACGGTCCGGTTCCGGGCCCATTACCGCGAGGGCGGTCGCCCCGGCGTGCTGGCCGAGCTGAGCCACTTCACCCGCGAGGACGGCCGTTGGGTGTACGTCTCCGGGGAGAGTGGTTAA
- a CDS encoding sensor histidine kinase gives MRCPSRSRTALLLIDGGLATVVLVVSLLVLLTSDARPATAGGTAVAVGLAVLQASCLLWIRHRPGYALAAAALAGVGLEAFCPALGWLGLVAAPLSYVARLRPPRFSLVALGLLAAPTPWKLVTGGWRDLLLALFALGFSWSVGELMRAREQRRCEWERQVRATERERISRELHDVVAHHVAVIAVQAVAAEDVFDQHPEQVRAALGSINTAARSALTELRAMLHALTADDGSDPDGPQPRLAQLDALADAVRAVGLPVTLRRAGDCETLPGGVQLSAYRIVQESLTNALRHGHATRADVDVRYGDGVLRLEVVNDGAAPTRRPTSTGGRGIVGMRERARLLGGTLDAGPLPSGGFRVRADLPVGAAR, from the coding sequence ATGAGGTGCCCGTCCCGCTCCCGGACCGCGCTGCTGCTGATCGACGGCGGCCTCGCCACCGTCGTCCTGGTGGTGTCGCTGCTCGTGCTGCTGACCTCCGACGCCCGCCCGGCCACCGCGGGCGGGACCGCTGTCGCGGTCGGCCTCGCCGTGCTGCAGGCGAGCTGTCTGCTGTGGATCCGGCACCGACCCGGGTACGCCCTGGCGGCGGCGGCGCTGGCCGGCGTCGGCCTGGAGGCGTTCTGCCCGGCGCTCGGCTGGCTCGGCCTGGTGGCCGCGCCGCTGTCCTACGTGGCCCGGCTGCGCCCGCCCCGCTTCTCGCTGGTCGCGCTCGGCCTGCTGGCGGCGCCGACGCCGTGGAAGCTGGTCACCGGCGGCTGGCGCGACCTGCTGCTCGCGCTGTTCGCGCTCGGCTTCAGCTGGTCGGTCGGCGAGCTGATGCGCGCCCGGGAGCAGCGGCGCTGCGAGTGGGAGCGGCAGGTGCGCGCGACCGAACGGGAGCGGATCTCGCGGGAGCTGCACGACGTGGTCGCCCACCACGTGGCGGTCATCGCGGTGCAGGCCGTCGCCGCCGAGGACGTCTTCGACCAGCACCCGGAGCAGGTACGCGCCGCGCTCGGGTCGATCAACACAGCGGCCCGGTCGGCGCTGACCGAGCTACGGGCCATGCTGCACGCGCTGACCGCCGACGACGGGTCCGACCCGGACGGGCCGCAGCCGCGACTGGCGCAACTCGACGCGCTGGCCGACGCCGTCCGTGCGGTGGGGTTGCCGGTGACGCTGCGCCGGGCGGGCGACTGCGAGACGCTGCCCGGCGGGGTGCAACTGTCGGCGTACCGGATCGTGCAGGAGTCGCTGACCAACGCGCTGCGGCACGGGCACGCCACGCGCGCCGACGTCGACGTGCGGTACGGCGACGGGGTGCTGCGGCTGGAGGTGGTCAACGACGGCGCGGCGCCCACCCGCCGGCCAACTTCGACCGGCGGGCGCGGCATCGTCGGCATGCGGGAGCGGGCCCGGCTGCTCGGCGGCACGCTCGACGCCGGCCCGCTGCCGTCCGGCGGTTTCCGGGTCCGCGCCGACCTGCCGGTGGGGGCGGCCCGGTGA
- a CDS encoding magnesium and cobalt transport protein CorA, producing the protein MDRIRWRQRLPGLVGRLLRRDEPTVPRQRRVNPDAVVDCAVYVAGRREPGRPHYADAYDRARRGRRTFVWLGLHEPGAAVLAAVGRTFGLDEAAVQQALADGHRPTVRRYGDVTLLVLRSAGYVEHAELTATSEVVDTGDVLVFLGERFALTVRHGATGALAPVREEVQRRPDVLAQGPWAVGYAVCARMVELYLEVAEHLERDLDRVEESVFARERGADIQHLYQLKREVVEFKRAVLPLTAPLRDLLDSPDGGPPAALRHRFTAVADGLSRAVERIGAYDELLTSLVQSRLAQLAVEQNDDMRRIAAWAAIAASQTAVAGIYGMNFAHMPELHWRYGYGGALLLMATLAVTLHRSFRRSGWL; encoded by the coding sequence GTGGACCGGATCCGGTGGCGGCAGCGGCTGCCCGGCCTCGTGGGGCGGCTGCTGCGGCGCGACGAGCCGACCGTGCCGCGACAGCGCCGGGTGAACCCCGACGCGGTGGTCGACTGCGCGGTCTACGTCGCGGGGCGGCGGGAGCCGGGCCGGCCGCACTACGCCGACGCGTACGACCGGGCGCGCCGCGGCCGGCGTACCTTCGTCTGGCTCGGCCTGCACGAGCCCGGCGCGGCGGTGCTGGCCGCGGTCGGGCGGACGTTCGGGCTGGACGAGGCGGCGGTGCAGCAGGCGCTCGCCGACGGGCACCGGCCCACCGTGCGGCGCTACGGCGACGTGACGCTGCTGGTGCTGCGCAGCGCCGGCTACGTCGAGCACGCCGAGCTGACCGCCACCTCCGAGGTGGTCGACACCGGCGACGTGCTGGTGTTCCTCGGGGAACGGTTCGCGCTGACCGTCCGGCACGGCGCGACCGGCGCGCTCGCCCCGGTCCGCGAGGAGGTGCAGCGCCGGCCGGACGTGCTGGCCCAGGGCCCGTGGGCGGTCGGATACGCGGTCTGCGCCCGGATGGTCGAGCTGTACCTGGAGGTCGCCGAGCACCTGGAACGCGACCTGGACCGGGTCGAGGAGAGCGTCTTCGCCCGCGAGCGTGGCGCCGACATCCAGCATCTCTACCAGCTCAAACGGGAGGTGGTGGAGTTCAAGCGGGCGGTGCTGCCGCTGACCGCGCCGCTGCGCGACCTGCTGGACTCCCCCGACGGCGGCCCGCCGGCCGCGCTGCGGCACCGGTTCACCGCCGTGGCCGACGGGCTGAGCCGGGCGGTGGAACGGATCGGCGCCTACGACGAGCTGCTCACCTCGCTGGTGCAGTCCCGGCTGGCGCAGCTCGCCGTGGAGCAGAACGACGACATGCGTCGGATCGCGGCGTGGGCGGCGATCGCCGCCTCGCAGACCGCGGTGGCCGGGATCTACGGGATGAACTTCGCGCACATGCCGGAGCTGCACTGGCGCTACGGCTACGGCGGCGCGCTGCTGCTCATGGCGACGCTGGCGGTGACGTTGCACCGGTCGTTCCGCCGCTCCGGCTGGCTCTGA